The Lineus longissimus chromosome 10, tnLinLong1.2, whole genome shotgun sequence genome segment TCTTGACAAGAACTATTTACTTGCATTCATAATCTGGTGAAAAGATTTCATGTTTACAATGTAGACGGTgacattgggtgaggtcaaatatcAAAGTTAACCCTGACACCAAAGTTAACTCTAAGTTAACTCCAGAGATGAAGTTAACCTGAACCCTTAACTCTGACTTCAGGTTAACTCCAAGTCAACTCAGGGTTAACTCAGAGTTAACCCTGGGGTTAAAAAAGTGTTAACTTCTGGGTTTACCCATAGTTAACTTCAAGTTAACCATGAGTTAACTATGGGTTAACTAAAGTCTCGCTGGGAGGTCAAATGCAGGGGTTATCTTGGGGTTACCATAACTATTAGTTAACCCCTGGAGTTAACTTGAGTTAACTTTgatatttgacctcacccaatgaAAATGATGTTGCTAAGTCTGTCAAGTGTCCAGAGCCTGTCGAGGCTAGACGGCAAATTGGAAGAAGGCGTCATTACGTCCTTGGAATGAAAAAAAGGGGTTCCTTGTACCTTGGGACTATGCGAGGGGCTAGCAAACGACTGCAGCCAAGTTGACAGTATCTGGCGATGAACTTATTCTCAGTTGGAGACATGAGGCCAATAACTTCATTGTCTGCCTGCAGACTTTATGATACAATTCTAGTTTTCATTTCGATTTTGCTGTTAACTTAACGTTATTGACTAAGATTACAGCCAACAATTTTCCTCCTATTTTCAGATACGCCAGTTTATATTTTTGCTGTGCAATAGAAGAGGAAGATAATGAGCTATTGACACTAGAAATCATCCATCGATATGTTGAGCTGTTAGATAAGTATTTTGGAAGTGTAAGTCTTTTGTTACTGGAAATCTATTCCCCAATCAGCACAGGTCAATCGATTAGACACTGTATTTGGTTCACAATGGGATGTCTGAGTTTCTTAAATCCTTCACATTATTCTGTATGTAGTATAAACTTACAAAAACGATAAATCTAGATTGGGGTAAATTAGGAGTACATTGTTACTATTTAGTCTTTTGAGGCATCCAAAATCTGTTGTTTCTATCCCAGGTCTCTTAGTGTAGAAGGAGATGTGTTTTATTCTCAATTTTTTTAAGgaaggcaatgtttttgatattgATGCAAAATCTCTTCTGAATCCTGTCTTTATCTTTCGTAGGTGTGCGAACTAGATATCATCTTCAACTTTGAGAAGGCGTATTTCATGTTAGATGAGTTACTCCTCGGAGGTGAAGTCCAAGAAACGAGTAAGAAGAATGTATTAAAAGCTATAGCTGCCCAGGATCTGTTACAAGAAGTAAGCTCAACTTTTTTCAATCTCGTTTCTCGCATGCAATTCGTGTCCTGTtttatgttgttttattggttgaGGTGTTATTTTTGTGTCGGGTTAAAATGTCTTCAGCGAATTGTCAAATCTCAGGACACTCAATCAAGGGTCAGGGTTTAAACATAGTAGAATGACCATGAAGGGTTAACTTAGGAGGAGAAGGTCCAATTTAAGGGGCCAAAAGGTGAGAAACTTATTTATTACTTCACAAGTTTGCCCCCTGTACACAAATGCACTAAACAGTGTTCAGGGGTGAACTTTTGAAGTGAATGTTTCCTACCTTTCAAATGCAAATCCTGAATGCAAAATCCCCTGTGTCTCCCTGTGCTGTGACTAATTAAGTAAACAGAGGTTCACGGAACATCAACACAACCAATTCTTTGCCAAGTAGTTCActttatacacatgtacatttatgaaTTCCCTGAAGGCATTTCCGCTCTGAAATTGTCCATCTCTTCTCTTCACTCTGCACAAATGCGGTGATTTCCATATGAAGTTCATGATATCTCCATACATAGCCAATAAATTGAGATTGAAATCTAAGAATTCTTTAGCAATTCGAAATGGTTAAAAGGTGTGCGATAGGAATTCAGTATTTTGTATGAAGAATGGAAGGTTTGGACATAGTTCTCGTAGTCTTTAAGAGTAGATTGGAACGAGTTTGTGTTCGCATGCTTGACGACAACACATGCGGGAAAATTCGGTGACATCTTCCTGAAATCAAAACACGAAACTGGTCCACGATGAAGCTTGGGTTCCAAAGGTTGGGATGGGGCTGCGTCTTTCCTTCATCgtatttctcttgaaatgatCATTCCTAATTTGCATGGTGGGGTATAGAGGTGTCAGCGTAGATGGAAGTGGAAGCGCAGTGGAAGGACTGCATTAGGAATGCAGCTTTGCAACGTTTGCGCTCAGCGTTACATTTTTGATGCTCGCGGCCTCTAGCTAACAGCAAACTTGTATCCTGTGATTATCATCATAACAGAACCTAACTTCTAACAATTTAAACTCGAAACTGTAACCAGGCATTTTACAGTGTCAGATATTTTTTTGCTTCGTTATGTTTTGCACTTCAGTGTTTCTAGTTTGGCACCCTATATATTCTGTCACTTTTGTTGTCCATGTTGTAAACCTGATTCATGATTTCATTTGCTGCATTCTGCTTTGGATTAGCTTCTATAAATGGTTTTGCAGTCGACCCCAATAgccagccccccccccacacacaccctATTTCTTTTGCTGTCAAGTCAATGCCCTCTATCCTAAACTCTCTCCTCTCCTAAGAATTTTCTCCAGTGCCCCAGGGGCATATCCTGTTATCTGAAAAAGATTGTTGGCTCAACTGATCCACTCCTGCCCAGGTTCTACCTGGCCGTATGATGTCGGTCTAATATCCCcagatatttttttataaaatcTAAAAACTTCAGATAATTGTGCTATGTCAGGCAGAAAGGCAAAGATCCTGGACTCTTTGACGAATGTTTACCCCCAAGTTCTCAGAGCGCATGTGGTCCTTTTGGTGTCCGGGCACAGAGCATCGGGAGGCATTTGAAAAGTGAATATCGGTTGATATGTTTTGTGAAAAGGAAGGTTGCACACATTGGTGTCGGTGTAGAATTGTGCATGCACATGTGCGTAGGTGTGTATAAATCAAGAATGGCTGTTGGACTTCAAAAAGGAGCAAACGGAAACTTGGCATTGCTGATAGGTCTGGAGTGTCTTGTATGAATTCATGACTTATGAAAGCTATTTTAAACAAtgttttttgacaattttatgTGGCATCTTCCAAGGGCATCCTTAGGTGTGCGCATGACTATCAGAAAGATCTCACATACTATCAAAAGTAAGTTTGATAGATTGGTCCAGAAACTACACCTGGGGACGCCGCATGATAGTTGTAATAAGTTGAGAATCCATACAAGACACTCAAATCTATGCAGGAGACTTAAAATGCCACTAAAGGATGAAGTCTGAGACAAGTAGTTTTTGGTTGCTGGTCTCGCTGATTGTGGTTGCTGGTTTGCACAATGCCGAAGTCGtagttcatgatattttgaaagatcAGCAGTTGTTGAGAGAGAAGTTTGAGTACATAAACTGCTGAGAAGAAGAGTGGGTGTTTTAAAAATGGGTCCAAGCGAATTTCAGACAGCTGTGATATATGTTAAGCATTTAAATACTTGAAGCTGAAAACATACTGTAAAATTAAAAATCCTTCTTGTGGAATTAGTTTTTAGAAATAGATCCATTGACCCTTGGTAAGTTCAGTCTCTGTCGTGACCTAGCTACTATACACTATGTGCACCAGTCTCCCTATAAAATACGGTGAGCGGTGTAAAAAAAACTTCTTGCACTATCTTTGACTGTATGAGTGAAAAATTCCTTTGGAAGTTCTTAAGGCAGACTTAATTGAAAGGGTTGACCTCAAgaagattgatgatgatgtatgttTAAAAAGCTATTTCTACATAAAAATCATGTTACATTAGTAAAAGGGAGTTTACATGATTCACGCTGTCACATGTCACTTGTTGGTCATCACAAGCATGTGTGTTTACTCCGACTTGAAAACTTGACATGTCTGAGGTTGAAAAGTGACGCGTGTGACGCCTTTGTACCGCGTTCATGTGATGCCTTCATGTCACGAGCGACAAGAGAATATGTTACAAGGTGAATTCTATGTAAGCCCAGCCTTAAAGTTCAACTCTATGTAAGCACCGTCCTTTACCCATCTACTCTATCTATTACTTTAGCCCGGGTTAGACTCTCGCGTCCCGTTTTTGCATGGCAATGATGGTTTATAGTGTGTCCAGGTAAATCTATCCAGTCAGATTTCTCAATGTTCACTGGCAAGATGTCGTTCACCCATCAAAGACTGAGTTgatgaagaaaatatttgaagatttcattttgtcaatattgtttataaatgTATGCCAACTGTACAGCATTTACTCAGGCCCTTGAGGACGTTGGTGTATTCTAATACTCCCCAATACTGAAGGCATGGTAAGTCTGCCAAAAAGGTCTAGCTACTTATGCCATGGTTTTAAAGGTTTGTCAGTTAATTAATTTCTGAAAAATCATCAGTCAGAAGTGGGTGTAATGATATGGATATCGTACAAAAGGAAAATCACTTCTGTTGTGGGTGATTGGGATCACTGGATGTTGTGCCTCCACACACAGATTGGTAAACGTGCTGTTGATAAGATTTTGTAACTTCGTAGCATGATTATTATGTTGTCCCTGCCTGCCAATGCAGCATTGTTTAGACCCGGTCTAATGGAATAGGATCGAGTTGGCCCCTTTAGGTTAAATCTTCGATGAAAAAAGGGTTTTACACCAGGGTCTTAAAGTCACTTTACTGAGGTCCAGGAAGAAGCCAACCCAGCTGTCTCTACACTTGCAGTGGTTTCAGGGTGTTTCTAAAGTAATGATGAGGTCTGTGTAATGTGGTTCTTCAAATTGTACAGGATGAGCTGTGGTCAAAGACTGAGGTACAATCATAGCAGCGGTACAGTTATACTTATAGCCCTCTAGTGTGGAAAACAGATTGGCCTTGTTGATGTTAGAAAGCTTGTTAGCTCATTTTAGCTTGTACTTGTGAGATATTGGGTTGTTCTAATGTCCGTACATGAAATGACCATCTGACATCATGTTAtgatgagctaacatgctttttaACAACCCACAACGACAAGGGCTAAAACTGTACCAGAGCTATAAACATGATTTGTATTTGTACCATATTACCTTACATGTCTTATGTAGCGTGTATTACTTCTGAGAATTTGATATGACTGATTTCCGAGATTTTTTGTTGCCCCTCTAGCAAAGCGAAACTGATCCGATTGAACCTTTCCAAGGTAAACTCTAAAGATGATTGTGTCCTACTGCTGATGAATGCAAAATCTTGGCTAGATTCTGAATCTAACTATCATGCCTGAGATTTTATAGAAACTGTATCGCACACTTCAGTCAACTTGAGTGTAAaagatattttgtttgttttcaaaatgttggttgttttcaaaatacatgaagATCAGGATAAGACACTTTCCCATCGGAATTCATTTTGAGTGTCTGACaaaaggagtaaaaaagcccAAAAAATGCTACGGGAGTCCTAAAAAAACCCAACGGAATTCAGCAAAAGATCATCCACAGTTGGGATTTCGCAGGTGCTTATTTGGTTAACGTAATTGCCACCCGCAGGCTGGGGAGCTCAGGTTGGTAAGTCATACTAACCAGCCGAATAGAAAGTGTCTTAAAAGTTGAAAGGGAAAGCAAAAAGAATAAAAAGATAATGATTTGTATacattatgaaaacaatatctTTTGCACTCCAAAGTTGGTCATGCATTGTAAAAAACCACGAGATTTGAATGCAGCCTGGGTGTAAACGGTGGTATGCATGGAGATGTGATTGTTGGGTTCTGTCGTGGTCTATCTTTGAGTTTGAAGCCAGGGATAGGAACAAGGCCCAGTTGTAACGTTCGAAACAACCTCTGTCACTAACGttttggcgttaagtctaagggcttaactgaaggaaatAAATTAACGCCAGCATTAGTGACATTCACACAACTAACCAGGCCTGTGTCCGAATATTACAGTTTGATGCATGAATGATGGGTTGGAATTCtaacaaaaaaacatgaaaatctGCTTAGATGTAAAATTTATATTGTGCCGGACATGAATATATGACATAGCTAAAACTATCCACTTCTCTCTATCAAAATTTATCAGTCAGTATAGTGATAATCTGGGCCCTAAAGGTGTTCCACAATGTCTGTCTTGGGAAACAATTTCTCGATTAACTTGGCTCCTAGGGGTCAAACAGCTGAGAATCATTCTTGCACCTCTGCTAAACCCTTAAGTCATTCACCTCAAATCCGACATAGTCTCTCAACAGGCCTACCATTGATATCCATACAACCAAGGGTTGATTTGAGATATCAGTACCTGATACAATTGTTAATATGATAATCTGATAATTTAAAAAAGTCCCCATTTCTTTTGATTGCTCAAGGCTTTTGGCTTGGCATGTAGCGATGACCATTTCCTAATGCCATGTTGATTTCTTACTTGTATCATCCTGTGTGCATATTTATCATCATTTATTTGTGAAAATTTAAGTGTTTGTCAATGTACATAATTCTTaatttgccaaa includes the following:
- the LOC135495187 gene encoding AP-1 complex subunit sigma-2 isoform X1 produces the protein MMQFMLLFSRQGKLRLQKWYNAHTDKAKKKVTRELITMILARKPKMCSFLEWRDLKIVYKRYASLYFCCAIEEEDNELLTLEIIHRYVELLDKYFGSVCELDIIFNFEKAYFMLDELLLGGEVQETSKKNVLKAIAAQDLLQEQSETDPIEPFQGGDTTRFL
- the LOC135495187 gene encoding AP-1 complex subunit sigma-2 isoform X3; translation: MMQFMLLFSRQGKLRLQKWYNAHTDKAKKKVTRELITMILARKPKMCSFLEWRDLKIVYKRYASLYFCCAIEEEDNELLTLEIIHRYVELLDKYFGSVCELDIIFNFEKAYFMLDELLLGGEVQETSKKNVLKAIAAQDLLQEDEGFSPYVTTAYGW
- the LOC135495187 gene encoding AP-1 complex subunit sigma-2 isoform X5, which codes for MMQFMLLFSRQGKLRLQKWYNAHTDKAKKKVTRELITMILARKPKMCSFLEWRDLKIVYKRYASLYFCCAIEEEDNELLTLEIIHRYVELLDKYFGSVCELDIIFNFEKAYFMLDELLLGGEVQETSKKNVLKAIAAQDLLQEQSETDPIEPFQG
- the LOC135495187 gene encoding AP-1 complex subunit sigma-2 isoform X6 codes for the protein MMQFMLLFSRQGKLRLQKWYNAHTDKAKKKVTRELITMILARKPKMCSFLEWRDLKIVYKRYASLYFCCAIEEEDNELLTLEIIHRYVELLDKYFGSVCELDIIFNFEKAYFMLDELLLGGEVQETSKKNVLKAIAAQDLLQE
- the LOC135495187 gene encoding AP-1 complex subunit sigma-2 isoform X2, coding for MMQFMLLFSRQGKLRLQKWYNAHTDKAKKKVTRELITMILARKPKMCSFLEWRDLKIVYKRYASLYFCCAIEEEDNELLTLEIIHRYVELLDKYFGSVCELDIIFNFEKAYFMLDELLLGGEVQETSKKNVLKAIAAQDLLQEEDDEPKSILEEIGLIG
- the LOC135495187 gene encoding AP-1 complex subunit sigma-2 isoform X4, which encodes MMQFMLLFSRQGKLRLQKWYNAHTDKAKKKVTRELITMILARKPKMCSFLEWRDLKIVYKRYASLYFCCAIEEEDNELLTLEIIHRYVELLDKYFGSVCELDIIFNFEKAYFMLDELLLGGEVQETSKKNVLKAIAAQDLLQEEETPQGFFEDHGLG